In a genomic window of Tissierella sp. Yu-01:
- a CDS encoding MerR family transcriptional regulator, translating into MEYGVEYTISEVSEITGYAPHVLRYYEKEFDIDVPRTESNHRYYTNREIELIQYIKLLQEKGFSNKQIKLIISSPELVVSNSNETSLEIVNNDISREIDTSSIAIEISKSLEEMFFSRLNDIINESNQDSIGIIHELKDEIIELRKEINSKERDVLICENAKLKMKIKEKTFEMMELKEKLRKLEDNQIGFFKRLFRATNIK; encoded by the coding sequence ATGGAATATGGAGTTGAATACACAATTTCAGAAGTATCAGAAATAACTGGATATGCCCCGCATGTTCTACGATATTATGAGAAAGAATTTGATATTGATGTACCTAGAACTGAATCAAACCACAGATATTATACTAATAGGGAGATAGAATTAATACAATATATAAAATTACTACAGGAAAAGGGCTTTAGTAATAAACAGATAAAACTTATTATTTCTTCTCCAGAATTAGTTGTATCAAATTCCAATGAGACTTCTTTAGAGATTGTTAATAATGATATAAGTAGAGAAATAGATACTTCTTCTATTGCTATTGAGATTAGTAAGTCTTTAGAAGAGATGTTTTTTTCACGTCTTAATGATATAATAAATGAAAGTAATCAAGATAGCATTGGGATAATACATGAACTGAAGGATGAAATCATAGAATTAAGAAAAGAAATCAATTCGAAGGAACGTGATGTCTTAATCTGTGAGAATGCTAAGCTTAAGATGAAAATTAAAGAAAAGACATTTGAGATGATGGAATTAAAAGAAAAATTGCGAAAACTTGAGGATAATCAGATAGGATTTTTTAAAAGATTGTTCCGTGCAACTAATATTAAATAA
- a CDS encoding M42 family metallopeptidase gives MNFNSKLLEKLVKVYGPSSNEKLVREFIIDEIKDYVDDFEIDSLGNLIAHKKGEGKKIMISAHMDQIGLMVIDIDENGFLRFTNIGGISPHLTNSQRVIFENGTVGAVFSEPVDDMSKLKLENMYIDIGAFSKEEAEKHVKIGDICIYNTVLDENENVVFSSYLDDRVGCFVSIEAIKSLKDVKNDLYFVFSVQEEVGLRGAKTAAYKINPDLGISLDVTIHGDTPKAKRFAVGLNKGAAIKVKDNSLICHPKVRDTLVNLAKENNIPYQLEVLEFGGTDSGAIQLTKSGIPSGVISIPTRYTHSTMEMASKNDINNCTKLLVSFLSHSLDI, from the coding sequence ATGAATTTTAATAGTAAACTTCTAGAAAAATTAGTTAAAGTATATGGACCTTCAAGCAATGAAAAATTAGTACGTGAGTTTATAATAGATGAGATTAAAGATTATGTAGATGATTTTGAAATTGATTCCCTTGGCAATCTCATTGCACATAAAAAAGGTGAAGGCAAAAAAATAATGATATCTGCTCATATGGATCAAATTGGATTAATGGTAATAGATATTGATGAAAATGGATTCTTAAGATTTACTAACATAGGGGGGATTTCTCCACATCTAACTAATAGTCAAAGAGTAATCTTTGAAAACGGTACTGTAGGTGCAGTATTTAGTGAGCCAGTAGATGATATGTCCAAACTAAAGTTAGAGAATATGTATATAGACATTGGTGCTTTTAGTAAGGAAGAAGCAGAAAAGCATGTTAAGATAGGTGATATTTGTATTTATAATACGGTATTAGATGAAAATGAAAATGTTGTGTTTTCCTCCTATCTTGATGACAGAGTTGGGTGTTTTGTATCAATTGAAGCTATTAAATCATTAAAAGATGTAAAGAATGATTTATATTTTGTATTCTCTGTTCAAGAGGAGGTTGGACTAAGAGGTGCAAAGACTGCTGCTTATAAAATTAATCCAGATCTAGGTATTTCATTGGATGTAACTATACACGGTGATACTCCCAAGGCAAAGCGTTTTGCAGTGGGATTAAATAAGGGTGCTGCTATTAAGGTTAAAGATAATTCATTAATATGTCACCCTAAAGTACGTGATACGCTTGTTAATTTAGCTAAGGAGAATAACATTCCTTATCAATTAGAAGTCTTAGAATTCGGTGGTACTGATTCAGGTGCTATACAGTTAACTAAAAGTGGAATTCCTTCAGGGGTAATATCTATACCAACAAGATACACACATTCAACAATGGAAATGGCTTCAAAGAATGATATAAATAATTGTACTAAGTTATTAGTCTCATTTTTAAGTCATAGTCTAGATATCTAA
- the mutS gene encoding DNA mismatch repair protein MutS, with amino-acid sequence MENLTPMMKQYMEIKEKYKDSILFFRLGDFYEMFFEDAKIASKELEITLTQRDCGQEEKAPMCGIPHHVSDTYISKLVEKGYKVAICDQLENPALAKGIVKRDVVRIITPGTITDANMLDDKSNNFLVSIYFDDFGIGITYVDNSTGEMYTTEFQNDEDSCYRFIIDELGKTTPSEIICNNKFTLNKRYMKIIKNKINPYINTYENIKEVDEKLKSYIYNLYKIDDLKKIGINEKIYAIISTSKLIEYLYDTQKNSLDHINTINYYEPANYMVMDINTRTNLEINETIRSKEKKGALIGILDKTQTAMGGRLLKKWLEQPLLDMRQIKGRLEVVEFFTNNLMIMDDLRALLRDIYDIERLSSKITNSNCNGRDFLSLKNSIKVLPEIKEILNKCDNEQLNKLGKKIDDLHDIYTLIESAIDDEAPITLKEGGLIKTGYNKELDELRDSSFKGKEWLSNLELQERNKTGIKNLKIGYNRIYGYYLEVTKSNLNLVPKYFIRKQTLANSERYYTEELKNMEAKILGSEEKSLDMEYEIFLTIRNSIKMEIKRLQEVSKYIATLDVLCSFGFVANNNNYVKPELNIKGVIEIDEGRHPVVEATIDNNLFIPNDTYLDTGQNMVQIITGPNMAGKSTYMRQVAIITLLAQIGSFVPAKKANIGIVDRIFTRIGASDNLSQGESTFMVEMNEVSNIIKSATSKSLIILDEVGRGTSTYDGLSIAWAVVEFILENISAKTLFATHYHELTQLEEKFKGIVNLTILAEEKGDDIVFLRKIVKGSTNRSYGIQVAKLAGINKEIIDRANEILTQIEGSHEINLNNNSKDISKQLNLLDYKKDYFLDRIKNIDIHNLTPIEALNTLNNLVEDAKGLKERS; translated from the coding sequence ATGGAAAATCTAACACCAATGATGAAACAATACATGGAAATAAAAGAAAAGTATAAGGATTCTATACTTTTCTTTAGGTTGGGTGACTTTTATGAAATGTTCTTTGAAGATGCTAAAATCGCTTCTAAGGAATTAGAAATTACACTTACACAAAGAGACTGCGGACAGGAAGAAAAGGCTCCTATGTGCGGTATACCTCATCATGTATCTGATACTTATATTTCAAAATTGGTTGAAAAGGGTTATAAGGTAGCAATTTGCGATCAACTTGAAAACCCAGCATTGGCCAAAGGTATTGTAAAAAGAGATGTTGTTAGAATTATAACTCCAGGAACTATAACTGACGCTAATATGCTGGATGATAAATCAAATAATTTTCTAGTATCAATATATTTTGATGATTTTGGCATCGGAATAACATATGTAGATAATTCAACTGGTGAGATGTACACCACTGAGTTTCAGAACGATGAAGATAGTTGTTATAGGTTCATTATTGATGAATTAGGAAAAACAACACCATCAGAAATTATATGCAATAATAAATTCACTTTAAACAAAAGGTATATGAAAATAATTAAAAATAAGATAAACCCCTATATCAATACTTATGAGAACATAAAAGAAGTAGATGAGAAACTAAAATCCTACATTTATAATCTTTATAAGATTGATGATTTAAAAAAGATTGGTATTAATGAAAAAATTTATGCTATTATTTCAACTTCAAAATTAATTGAATATCTATACGATACTCAAAAAAATTCTCTAGATCATATCAATACAATTAACTACTACGAACCAGCAAATTATATGGTAATGGACATAAATACAAGAACTAATTTGGAGATTAATGAAACCATTAGGTCTAAAGAAAAAAAAGGTGCTTTAATAGGAATTCTAGATAAAACACAAACTGCCATGGGTGGTAGGTTGCTAAAAAAATGGTTAGAGCAACCTTTATTAGATATGAGACAAATAAAGGGAAGACTTGAAGTCGTGGAGTTTTTTACAAATAATTTAATGATAATGGACGATTTAAGAGCTTTATTAAGAGATATATATGATATAGAGCGACTATCTAGCAAGATCACTAATTCAAACTGTAATGGTAGAGATTTTTTATCTTTAAAGAATTCAATTAAGGTTCTACCCGAGATAAAAGAAATACTAAATAAATGCGACAATGAACAGCTTAACAAATTGGGTAAAAAAATAGATGATTTACATGATATATATACATTAATTGAATCAGCTATTGATGATGAAGCGCCTATTACACTTAAAGAAGGCGGTCTTATAAAAACAGGTTATAATAAAGAATTAGATGAACTAAGAGATAGTAGTTTTAAGGGTAAGGAATGGTTAAGTAATCTTGAGCTCCAAGAGAGAAATAAGACTGGTATTAAAAACCTTAAAATAGGATATAACCGTATATATGGTTACTATCTTGAAGTTACTAAATCAAATTTAAATTTAGTACCTAAGTATTTTATAAGGAAGCAAACTTTAGCAAATTCTGAAAGATATTATACAGAAGAACTTAAGAACATGGAAGCGAAAATTCTAGGTTCTGAAGAAAAATCTCTGGATATGGAATATGAAATATTTCTAACTATAAGAAATAGCATTAAAATGGAAATTAAAAGGTTACAAGAGGTTAGCAAATATATAGCCACATTAGACGTATTGTGCAGCTTTGGTTTTGTAGCTAATAATAATAATTATGTGAAACCTGAATTAAATATTAAAGGTGTAATTGAAATAGATGAAGGAAGACATCCTGTAGTAGAGGCTACTATTGATAACAATCTATTTATTCCTAATGATACTTATCTAGATACAGGTCAAAACATGGTTCAAATAATAACCGGACCCAATATGGCTGGTAAATCAACGTACATGAGACAAGTGGCAATAATCACATTGCTAGCTCAAATAGGTTCGTTTGTCCCTGCAAAAAAGGCGAATATAGGCATAGTGGATAGAATATTTACAAGAATAGGAGCTTCTGATAATCTTTCTCAAGGCGAAAGTACCTTTATGGTAGAAATGAATGAAGTGTCTAACATAATTAAATCCGCTACTTCTAAAAGCCTTATTATTTTAGATGAGGTAGGAAGAGGGACAAGTACATATGATGGGCTTAGTATAGCATGGGCAGTAGTAGAATTTATACTTGAAAATATAAGTGCTAAGACATTATTTGCAACTCATTATCATGAATTAACTCAATTAGAAGAAAAGTTTAAAGGTATAGTAAATTTAACAATATTAGCTGAAGAAAAAGGCGATGATATAGTATTTCTCCGAAAAATAGTAAAGGGTAGTACTAATAGAAGTTATGGTATACAGGTTGCAAAATTAGCAGGCATTAACAAAGAAATTATTGATAGGGCAAATGAAATACTAACACAAATCGAAGGTAGTCATGAAATAAATCTTAACAATAATTCTAAGGACATTTCAAAACAACTTAATCTATTGGATTATAAGAAAGATTACTTTTTAGATAGAATAAAGAATATTGACATACACAATCTAACACCAATTGAAGCACTTAATACCTTGAATAATTTAGTTGAAGATGCAAAGGGACTAAAGGAGAGATCCTAG
- the miaB gene encoding tRNA (N6-isopentenyl adenosine(37)-C2)-methylthiotransferase MiaB — protein sequence MKKYMIQTYGCQMNEHDSEKISWILDGMGYELTDNREECDLIIFNTCAVRKSAEERVFGQLGELKSLKRINPNLILSVCGCMMQREDIREVVLKKYKHVDVIFGTNNIHKLPQLITRHLESGKTIVDINEENREIEEDIDANRKYSYKAFVNIMYGCNNFCTYCIVPYTRGRERSREPEKIIEEITLLAKNGCKEVTLLGQNVNSYGKSLEKKYTFSDLLKEVNEIEGIERIRFMTSHPKDISDDLIDCFRTLDKLCDQLHLPVQSGSNRMLKAMNRKYTREDYINKIEKIRKINPDIAITTDIIVGFPGETDEDFQDTLDLVKEVKYDSAFTFLYSIREGTKAATMEDQVPEKVKHERFQLLLDTLYPIGLEKNERLLRKNVQVLVEEVSKNNDNILNGRTTSGKLVHFPGSTDLIGKIVNVKIDAVKTFTMEGTIVES from the coding sequence ATGAAGAAATATATGATTCAAACCTATGGTTGTCAAATGAATGAACATGATTCTGAAAAGATATCATGGATACTTGATGGCATGGGTTATGAGCTTACTGATAATAGAGAAGAATGCGATTTAATAATATTTAATACTTGTGCAGTTAGAAAGAGTGCTGAAGAAAGAGTTTTTGGACAATTAGGAGAACTAAAAAGCCTAAAGAGAATAAATCCTAATCTAATACTTTCCGTTTGTGGCTGTATGATGCAAAGAGAAGATATAAGGGAAGTTGTACTGAAAAAGTATAAGCATGTAGATGTTATTTTTGGCACCAATAATATACATAAACTCCCACAATTAATTACTAGACATCTTGAATCAGGTAAAACAATAGTTGATATTAACGAAGAAAATAGAGAAATTGAAGAAGATATCGATGCAAATAGAAAATACTCTTATAAGGCATTTGTAAATATCATGTATGGATGTAATAATTTCTGTACTTATTGTATAGTGCCTTATACAAGAGGAAGAGAGAGAAGCCGAGAACCCGAGAAAATTATAGAAGAGATTACTTTGTTGGCCAAGAACGGTTGTAAAGAGGTAACGCTTTTAGGACAAAATGTGAATTCCTACGGGAAATCATTAGAGAAAAAATATACATTTTCTGATTTACTAAAAGAAGTAAATGAAATTGAAGGTATTGAGAGAATTAGATTCATGACTTCTCATCCAAAGGATATATCAGATGATTTGATTGATTGCTTCAGAACATTAGATAAACTATGTGATCAATTGCACCTCCCAGTACAATCCGGAAGCAATAGAATGTTAAAAGCCATGAATAGGAAATATACTAGAGAAGACTATATTAATAAAATTGAAAAAATAAGAAAAATTAACCCAGATATTGCTATTACTACAGATATAATAGTTGGATTCCCAGGAGAAACCGATGAGGATTTCCAAGATACCTTAGATTTAGTTAAAGAGGTTAAATACGATTCAGCGTTTACTTTTTTATATTCAATCAGGGAAGGTACTAAAGCTGCTACTATGGAAGATCAAGTGCCGGAGAAAGTTAAACATGAAAGATTTCAACTTCTTCTTGATACATTATATCCGATTGGATTAGAAAAGAATGAAAGATTACTAAGGAAAAATGTACAAGTATTGGTAGAAGAAGTAAGCAAAAATAATGATAATATATTAAATGGTAGAACTACAAGCGGTAAATTAGTTCATTTCCCAGGTAGTACGGATTTAATAGGTAAGATTGTTAACGTTAAAATTGATGCTGTAAAGACTTTTACAATGGAAGGAACAATAGTAGAGAGCTAG